Proteins encoded by one window of Chryseobacterium aquaeductus:
- a CDS encoding murein L,D-transpeptidase catalytic domain-containing protein: MKQFIFLFLFIFSCSKTQSQQNQLSAARVLEIKNFVSDKNYNKEIAIFINFKTHSGKYRYFVYDLKNDKILQRAMVSHGSGSVISQSDQLKFSNVEGSYQSSLGKYEIRESYTDKFGKSYRLQGLDSTNNNAMQRAIVLHSYDCIPNQESDQKACLSLGCPMLSKIAFDQTAKYIDQSKKQIILYAFY; this comes from the coding sequence ATGAAACAATTTATTTTTCTGTTTCTTTTTATTTTTTCCTGTTCCAAAACCCAATCTCAGCAAAATCAATTATCAGCTGCAAGGGTTTTAGAAATAAAAAATTTTGTAAGCGACAAAAATTACAACAAAGAGATTGCAATTTTTATCAATTTTAAAACCCATTCAGGGAAATACCGATATTTCGTTTACGACCTGAAAAATGATAAAATTTTGCAAAGAGCAATGGTTTCACATGGTTCCGGCTCTGTAATCTCACAATCAGACCAACTGAAATTTTCTAATGTAGAAGGTTCTTATCAATCTTCTTTAGGAAAATACGAAATTAGGGAAAGCTATACTGACAAATTTGGAAAATCGTACAGATTACAAGGTTTGGATTCTACCAACAACAATGCAATGCAGCGCGCCATTGTGCTTCATTCTTATGACTGTATTCCCAATCAGGAATCGGATCAAAAAGCTTGTTTAAGTTTGGGTTGTCCTATGCTTTCAAAAATTGCTTTTGATCAAACGGCAAAATACATTGACCAGTCTAAAAAGCAAATTATTTTATATGCTTTTTATTAA
- a CDS encoding ABC transporter ATP-binding protein has protein sequence MIKASNIHKSYGNLEVLKGVDLHIKTGEVVSIVGESGAGKSTLLQILGTLDTPSNTSKYHTEIELNGQSFINMNDKQISKFRNQNIGFVFQFHQLLPEFTALENVLIPTKIAGANEKEATEKAYDLFEDLKIAHRLNHKPNQLSGGEAQRVAVARALINSPKIIYADEPTGNLDSKNADDLHRLFFDLRDKYNQTFVIVTHNPNLAEITDRKLVMKDGMIIE, from the coding sequence ATGATTAAAGCAAGTAATATCCATAAATCTTATGGAAATCTGGAAGTTTTAAAAGGGGTCGATTTACATATCAAAACAGGTGAAGTTGTTTCTATCGTCGGGGAGTCCGGGGCCGGAAAATCTACACTTTTACAGATTTTAGGAACATTGGATACACCTTCAAATACTTCAAAATATCATACAGAAATTGAATTAAACGGTCAATCATTTATCAATATGAATGATAAGCAAATATCTAAATTCAGAAATCAGAATATCGGTTTTGTTTTTCAGTTTCATCAATTGTTGCCGGAATTTACGGCGTTAGAAAACGTGTTGATACCCACAAAAATTGCAGGAGCAAACGAAAAAGAAGCTACAGAAAAAGCTTACGATCTGTTTGAAGATTTGAAGATTGCCCATAGATTAAACCACAAACCCAATCAGTTATCGGGTGGTGAAGCACAAAGAGTAGCAGTAGCAAGAGCCTTGATTAACTCACCAAAAATCATCTATGCAGATGAACCAACAGGAAATTTAGACTCAAAAAATGCGGACGATCTTCACAGATTATTTTTTGATTTGAGAGATAAATACAACCAAACCTTCGTTATCGTAACTCACAATCCTAATTTAGCCGAAATTACAGACCGAAAACTCGTCATGAAAGACGGAATGATTATAGAATAA
- a CDS encoding sensor histidine kinase, which produces MKKRSIFSRFNNWFIFSLMTLVVVAIVIASTLVINYLKKEEIKRVDILVNAIMFQQDVVPSLEVQELLLTIYSSNTTIPVIILDKKDQVIEYKNLSKDVGANSSDIIALAKRMGKKYPAIEIKVPDGNNQFLYYDNSKILNNLQYSPFLLGFFVLCYFLFSFWFLRTIKKTDEGYLWAGLAKETAHQIGTPLSSMMGWMEIMKLENPDSDGVHEIEKDIERLRTISERFSKIGSVPELNDMNFNQTIQENYDYLKTRISKKVDFTLLLSSYNILVPHNKILMSWVIENLVKNAVDAMKGQGTLQMSVFERNKNILVEVKDNGSGMTKYQAQNAFKPGYSTKKRGWGLGLSLAKRVVQEYHNGDIKISQTEVGKGTTFRIIIKKG; this is translated from the coding sequence TTGAAAAAAAGGTCTATTTTTTCCAGATTCAACAACTGGTTTATCTTTTCTCTGATGACGTTAGTCGTTGTAGCAATTGTAATTGCTTCAACTTTGGTGATTAATTATTTAAAAAAGGAAGAAATAAAAAGAGTTGATATTTTGGTAAATGCCATTATGTTTCAGCAAGATGTCGTTCCTAGTTTGGAAGTTCAAGAGCTACTTCTTACCATTTACAGCTCGAATACGACGATTCCTGTTATTATTTTAGATAAAAAAGATCAGGTTATCGAATATAAAAACTTATCAAAAGATGTTGGTGCCAATTCAAGCGATATAATTGCTCTAGCAAAAAGAATGGGGAAAAAATATCCCGCAATCGAAATAAAAGTACCGGATGGGAACAATCAATTTTTATATTACGATAACTCCAAAATTCTAAATAATTTACAATACTCTCCATTTTTACTGGGATTTTTTGTGTTGTGCTATTTCTTATTTTCTTTCTGGTTTTTACGCACTATTAAAAAGACTGACGAAGGCTATCTTTGGGCTGGTTTGGCGAAAGAAACGGCGCACCAGATCGGGACACCATTGTCATCAATGATGGGATGGATGGAGATTATGAAACTTGAAAACCCAGATTCTGATGGTGTACATGAAATAGAAAAAGACATCGAGAGACTGAGAACGATTTCTGAAAGATTTTCTAAAATTGGTTCTGTTCCGGAACTGAATGATATGAATTTTAATCAGACAATTCAGGAGAATTATGATTATTTGAAAACAAGAATTTCTAAAAAGGTAGATTTTACACTTTTGCTTTCTTCTTACAATATCTTAGTTCCTCACAACAAAATTCTGATGAGTTGGGTTATAGAAAATTTAGTAAAAAATGCTGTTGATGCTATGAAAGGACAGGGAACTTTACAAATGTCTGTTTTTGAACGTAACAAAAATATTTTGGTTGAAGTGAAAGACAACGGTAGCGGAATGACGAAGTATCAGGCTCAAAACGCTTTTAAGCCGGGATATTCTACAAAAAAACGAGGCTGGGGTCTGGGGTTGTCTTTAGCAAAAAGAGTGGTGCAGGAGTATCACAACGGGGATATAAAAATCTCTCAGACTGAAGTGGGAAAAGGAACAACTTTCAGAATAATTATAAAAAAGGGATAA
- the dacB gene encoding D-alanyl-D-alanine carboxypeptidase/D-alanyl-D-alanine endopeptidase translates to MKKSLSVFIFSTQLIFAQNISQKLDEATKNLMNSSTAISSNLSFYVSDESGSLVYDYQGNKGLSTASTQKIFTAAAALETLGKNYTYTTTSAYSGTISNGNLSGNIFITSNGDPTLGSWRYDGYKPENFKQKLLDAIKKSGITKITGDLIIDDSYFDHQTIPGGWPWDDLGNYYGAGVWGVNWRENQFDININGTDFKSFSYPLVNVKWLNDLKASGSSDQSLIFTAPHSDVALINGSLPAGKITTVSGSVPNPPLQLGTEVQKWLSDSGIEFSGKVMTSSQLELEGKSVSEFPKKNIIMTYESPTLEKIVYWFLRKSVNLYGENLIKTLGKEKKGNPSFKSGISYLKEFWKSKGINPNMINFADGSGLSPQNYVSAKAEVQALIYAKKQTWFESYYEGFPTQDNGMKMKSGTMRDTKSYAGFHTSKDGKKYIFAIIINNYQGSGSTELQKILNILK, encoded by the coding sequence ATGAAAAAATCGCTTTCTGTATTTATATTCTCGACTCAACTAATTTTCGCCCAAAACATCAGTCAAAAACTGGATGAAGCAACAAAAAATCTGATGAATTCTTCCACAGCTATTTCCTCCAACCTTTCATTTTATGTTTCGGATGAAAGTGGAAGTTTAGTTTACGATTATCAAGGAAATAAAGGACTTTCGACCGCATCAACGCAGAAAATTTTCACAGCAGCGGCGGCCTTGGAAACTTTGGGCAAAAATTACACTTATACAACTACTTCGGCATACTCAGGAACCATTTCTAATGGAAATTTAAGCGGAAATATTTTCATTACTTCCAACGGTGATCCTACTTTGGGAAGCTGGCGATATGATGGCTACAAACCTGAAAACTTTAAACAAAAACTTTTAGATGCCATCAAAAAATCAGGTATTACAAAAATTACCGGTGATTTGATTATTGATGATTCTTATTTTGACCATCAGACGATTCCCGGAGGTTGGCCTTGGGATGATCTGGGAAATTATTACGGAGCAGGAGTTTGGGGTGTCAATTGGCGCGAAAACCAATTTGATATCAACATCAACGGAACCGATTTTAAAAGTTTCTCATATCCTTTGGTTAACGTAAAATGGCTGAATGATTTGAAAGCATCTGGAAGTTCAGATCAAAGCTTGATTTTTACCGCTCCGCATTCTGATGTTGCTTTGATCAACGGAAGTCTGCCTGCAGGAAAAATCACTACAGTTTCAGGTTCTGTTCCAAACCCGCCATTACAATTAGGCACGGAAGTTCAAAAATGGCTGAGCGATTCAGGAATTGAATTTTCAGGAAAAGTGATGACCAGTTCTCAACTTGAATTGGAAGGAAAATCTGTATCGGAATTTCCAAAAAAAAATATAATCATGACGTACGAATCACCAACTTTAGAAAAAATCGTGTATTGGTTTCTTAGAAAATCTGTGAATTTGTATGGTGAAAATTTAATTAAAACTTTAGGTAAGGAAAAAAAAGGAAACCCCAGTTTCAAAAGCGGAATTTCCTATCTTAAAGAATTTTGGAAATCAAAAGGAATTAATCCTAATATGATTAACTTCGCTGATGGAAGCGGGTTGTCACCTCAGAATTATGTTTCTGCAAAAGCCGAAGTGCAAGCACTGATCTACGCAAAAAAGCAAACTTGGTTTGAGAGTTATTACGAAGGATTTCCAACTCAGGATAACGGCATGAAAATGAAAAGCGGAACGATGAGAGACACTAAATCTTATGCAGGTTTTCATACGTCAAAAGATGGTAAAAAATATATATTTGCAATTATTATCAACAATTATCAGGGAAGCGGAAGTACAGAATTGCAGAAGATTTTAAATATTTTAAAGTAA
- the pepE gene encoding dipeptidase PepE, translating to MNILLASTSTLFGGEYLAYLKEELIDLYQGVDEIIFIPFARPSGISHDDYTKKVGSFFETINIKVKGLHEFNDKIEALNNSKGYFTGGGNTFLLVKTLHEENLMSVLKQNVENGKPYLGCSAGSNIGGQNMKTTNDMPIVYPPSFDCMGLVPFNINPHYLDPNPELKHNGETRETRIKEFLTQNDIKVVGLREGNWIRRINEKITVEGSELTRIFGQGKEPYEIESGSQL from the coding sequence ATGAATATTTTACTAGCTTCAACTTCTACACTTTTTGGTGGCGAATATCTTGCTTATTTAAAGGAAGAATTAATAGATCTTTACCAAGGAGTTGATGAAATTATTTTTATTCCTTTTGCAAGACCAAGCGGAATTTCTCATGATGATTACACTAAAAAAGTTGGTTCTTTTTTTGAAACCATCAATATTAAAGTGAAAGGGTTGCATGAATTTAATGATAAAATTGAAGCTTTAAATAATTCCAAAGGTTACTTTACAGGAGGTGGGAACACTTTTTTACTGGTAAAAACACTGCACGAAGAAAATCTGATGTCTGTTTTAAAACAAAATGTTGAAAACGGAAAACCTTATTTAGGATGCAGTGCGGGAAGTAATATTGGTGGACAAAACATGAAAACCACCAATGATATGCCGATTGTTTATCCACCAAGTTTTGATTGTATGGGCTTGGTTCCATTCAATATAAATCCGCATTATCTTGATCCAAATCCTGAATTGAAGCATAATGGAGAAACTCGTGAAACTCGAATCAAAGAATTTTTAACGCAGAATGACATCAAAGTTGTAGGGCTTCGTGAAGGTAACTGGATCAGAAGAATTAATGAAAAAATTACTGTTGAAGGTAGCGAATTGACAAGGATTTTTGGGCAAGGAAAAGAACCTTATGAGATTGAATCTGGAAGTCAGCTATAA
- a CDS encoding tetratricopeptide repeat protein, giving the protein MKTIKINTKQLLLALVLTGGAGFINAQTTVTDSVKAPLSNNQVKTNPMIEGLKKQIEANPKDTESLAKLATAYQDVSDWNNAVDTWKKISVLLPDWSPSYYSQAYAYQAAKDDANAKIAYEKYVSTVKPEEVEASKKNLAYAYLYIAFAEQKTNPDKAKEYITKSLQYDPTNQDAKKLSEALNS; this is encoded by the coding sequence ATGAAAACGATTAAAATTAATACAAAGCAGTTACTTTTAGCTTTAGTACTTACAGGAGGTGCAGGTTTTATCAACGCTCAAACTACTGTCACGGACAGTGTAAAAGCTCCGCTTTCCAATAATCAGGTGAAGACCAATCCGATGATTGAAGGATTAAAAAAACAGATTGAAGCAAATCCTAAGGATACAGAATCTTTGGCAAAACTTGCGACTGCTTATCAAGATGTTTCAGATTGGAATAATGCTGTTGATACCTGGAAGAAAATTTCAGTTCTGTTACCAGATTGGTCACCATCATATTACAGTCAGGCATACGCATATCAAGCTGCAAAGGACGATGCTAACGCAAAAATTGCTTATGAAAAATATGTTTCTACGGTAAAACCCGAAGAAGTGGAAGCAAGCAAGAAAAATTTAGCTTACGCTTATTTATATATCGCTTTTGCTGAACAAAAAACAAATCCTGATAAAGCAAAAGAGTACATCACGAAGTCATTACAGTATGATCCTACCAATCAGGATGCTAAAAAACTTAGCGAAGCTTTAAATTCTTAA